A stretch of DNA from Mycobacterium senriense:
CAGCAGGTTGACCGATGCGACACCGTCGGCCAGCGCATGGTGAACCTTGCCGATCAAGGCGAATCGGCCACCGGCCAGCCCCTCGGCGAAATGGAACTCCCACAGCGGGCGACTGCGGTCCAGCGGAGTGGACGCCACTTCGCCGATCACCTGATCGAGCTCGCGCCGGCCACCCGGCGCGGGCACCTGCACCCGCCGCAAGTGATAGTCCAGGTCGACGTCGCAGTTCTCCTGCCACATGGGGTGATGCAATCGCCAGGGAATGTCAACGAGCTTGTAGCGCAACGGTTCTAGTAGGTGGAGCCGGCGACGCACGTGGCGACAGAACACCTCGAAACCGAATTCCCCGTCGAAGTCGGCGGGGTCGATGATGGCCACCTTCAGCGTGTGCGTGTGCAGGTTGGGCGTCTCGCTGTAGAGCAGCATCGCGTCCATGCCGTTGAGTCTTTTCACACGCCACCTCCACCGGCCCCGGGCGTCGTCAGCCCAGGATCGGGAACCGGCGCTGGCCGGCGAGCCGCTGCAGCGCGGCTTCCATGACGGCGCGGACGTGGGCGTCGACCTCGTCGACGTCGGGGTCGGCACCGAACTGAGCGGTGATGTCGATCGGCTCGAGAACCTCGGTGACGACCTTTGCCGGCAGGGGCACGTTGGGCGGGAAGATGACGCTCAGCCCGAAGGGGAATCCGATGCTGATCGGCAGGATGTCCATCCGTGCCTTGGTTAGCCCGAGCTTGCGGGCCAGCCAGTTGCCCCGGGTCAGGAACAACTGTGTCTCCTGGGCGCCGATGGACACGGTCGGGACGATGGGCACCCCGGCTTCGATGGCGGTTCGCACGTAGCCCGTGCGGCCGTTGAAGTCGATGGTGTTTGCGCTGAAGGTGGGCCGGTAGGAGTCGTAGTCGCCGCCCGGGAACACCAGCACCACCGCGCCGGAATGCAGGGCGGTGGCGGCGTTTTCACGGCTGGCCTCGATGACCCCGAGGCGGCGCAGCCAGCCGTCCAACGGCCCGATGAACAGCCCGTAGTGGGCCAGCGTGTAGACCGGGCGGTCGTAGCCGAACCTGTTGTAGAAGGCGGGGGAGAAGATCAGCACGTCCGGGGTCAGCATGCCGCCCGAGTGGTTGGAGACCACCAGGGCTCCGCCCGACGACGGGACGTTGTCGATGTTTCGCACCTCGGCCCGGTAGTACCGCTTGATGGCCGGTCCGAGCACCTTCGTCACCTGTTCGGTGAAAGCCGGATCCCATTTCGCGGTTTCGTGGTTCTGTGCCGCGTCCACACCGTTGCCCTTCATGGCTCCCCGCCGTCCGTTCTGCTCTTTGCTATTTGTTGCCGGTGTGACGCCGGTCTCAAACCTGAGCTCCCGGTCAGAATATGCTACTCTCCATTTAAGAGAATGTCATATCCGTTTGCTGGGGGCGAGCGCACGGTGGGGGTGTATGTCCGAAAAGGTTCTGGTCACTGGGGGTTTCGGTCTCGTCGGCTCGCAAACGGTGCGCCGGCTGGTTGCCGACGGCCACCGCGTCGTCGCGACCGACCTGGGCACCGCCGCCCAGCGCAAAGCCGCGGCGGCGCTGCCGGCCGGGGCCGAGGCGCACTGGGCGGATCTGACCGACCCCGGTCAGGTTGATCGGCTGCTCGCCGAGACGTCGCCGGCCGCCATCGTCCACCTGGCCGCGGTGATCCCGCCGCTGATCTATCGCCAGCCCACGCTGGGGCGCCGCGTCAACGTCGACGCGACCGTCACGCTGCTGCGCGCGGCCCAGT
This window harbors:
- a CDS encoding lysophospholipid acyltransferase family protein codes for the protein MKGNGVDAAQNHETAKWDPAFTEQVTKVLGPAIKRYYRAEVRNIDNVPSSGGALVVSNHSGGMLTPDVLIFSPAFYNRFGYDRPVYTLAHYGLFIGPLDGWLRRLGVIEASRENAATALHSGAVVLVFPGGDYDSYRPTFSANTIDFNGRTGYVRTAIEAGVPIVPTVSIGAQETQLFLTRGNWLARKLGLTKARMDILPISIGFPFGLSVIFPPNVPLPAKVVTEVLEPIDITAQFGADPDVDEVDAHVRAVMEAALQRLAGQRRFPILG